agggccccagcccctACCCCCAGGGGGGCTACCCTCAGGGTCCCTACCCGCCAGGAGGCTACCCCCAGGGCCCCTACCCCCCAGGAGGCTACCCTCAGGGCCCCTACCCACAAGGGGGCTACCCTCAGGGGCCGTATCCACAGAGCCCCTTTCCCCCCAACCCCTATGGACAACCACAGGCCTTCCCGGCACAGGATTCTGGCAGTGAGtagtggggcaggggcaggggagggcaggggctccTGGCACCAGTGAGGGGTGCTGACCCAGCCCGCCGTGCTCCTCAGCACCTCAGCATGGGAACTATCACGAGGAGGGTCCCCCATCTTACTACGACAACCAGGACTTCCCTGCCACCAACTGGGATGACAAGAGCATCCGACAGGCCTTCATCCGGAAGGTGGGCCACGGGGGCTGCGGAGGGCGTGGGCAGCTGTGCTGGCCGGAGCTCTGAGCCGCCTCCCTTCCCAGGTGTTCCTGGTGCTGACCCTGCAGCTGTCCGTGACTCTGTCCACCGTGGCCGTGTTCACATTCGTCGGGGAGGTGAAGGGCTTTGTCCGGGAGAACGTCTGGACCTACTACGTCTCCTACGCCGTCTTCTTCATCTCCCTCATTGTCCTCAGCTGCTGTGGGGACTTCCGGCGAAAGCACCCCTGGAACCTCGTTGCCCTGGTAACCCCCAGACCCTAAGGCCTTCACACCCCGTGACTCACGCTTTGGAGCGACAgagggggacgggggtggggcagCGGCTCCACATGCTCAAGTCTCCGTCTCCCCTCAGTCGGTCCTGACCGTCAGCCTGTCCTACATGGTGGGCATGATCGCCAGCTTCTACAATACTGAGGCGGTCATCATGGCCGTAGGCATCACCACGACCGTCTGCTTCACGGTGGTCATCTTCTCCATGCAGGTAAGGGGCCCCCCGAGGCAGGGCTGCCGGTCCTGAGGGCCCAGATGCCTTCCAGGGCTGCGGTACCCAGGCCCCGTGTGCCCCTGTGCCCTCAGACGCGCTACGACTTCACGTCGTGCGTGGGCGTGCTGCTGGTGAGCATGGCGGTGCTCCTCGTCTTCGCCATCCTCTGCATCTTTGTCCGCAACCGCATCCTGGAGATCGTGTACGCCTCACTCGGCGCTCTGCTCTTCACCTGCGTGAGTGATGGGGGTGGGCGGTGTGGGCGGATGCTGGGCGGGGTGGGATGTCTTTCAACATGACCGTGCTGCCACCCCCAGTTCCTGGCAGTGGACACCCAGCTGCTGCTGGGGAACAAGCAGCTGTCCCTGAGCCCGGAAGAGTACGTGTTTGCTGCGCTGAACCTGTACACGGACATCATCAACATCTTCCTGTATATCCTTACCATCATTGGCCGTGCCAAGGAGTAGCCCGAGCCCCTGGCACATGCGGGGCCCCACTCAGGTGGCATGGCTGACCTGGACCCTGCCCCCAGCGTGGCAGTTCCTCTGTACCTCCCCTCTCTCATCCCCGCGCGCAGCCTGGGACAGAGGGAGCCCCTCCCCAACCCTCCTGTGTGTACACTGCAGACACTTCTGTTCGGACCCGCTGTGGCCAGCATGGCCCCTTGTAGCCCTCCCGCCCTGCCAGAGGGCAGTGGGGCCAGGTTTCTGTGCCACCTCCTGCCCACTCAGTGTTGCATGAGCCCTGTCTGCCAGCCCACCCCAGGTCTGGGGGCAACACCAGGTCccaggggagagggatggagccAAGAGGTGAGGGTGCGCGTCCCCCCTCCTGTCCCAGCTCCCCCGCCTGCCATAAAgtgtccctttcccctccccagccccatacTAGCGTGCTGCCCTCTGGGGGACCTGCGGGGTGTGAGGGTCTCGTCCCTGTGCTGAGCCCTGAGGGCAGAGAGGACGGGTATGTTTCAGGGGAGGAGGACGCCTTCCTCTCATTCTGCTGTCTTTAAACAATAAATGGGACCTTCCGCGCTCTGTGTTCCCTTCATCACTGTCGTCACTGCCACTTCCTCCACAAGGTGGGGAGGGGTCTAGGCACTGCCAGTGTGAGGCAGCGAGCAGGACAGGCGTGGACGGCGGGGCTCGGCTCGGGGTGGAGGTCGTGGAGGTTAACGACAGCAGCTAATCTTTCTCTCTCGGTGCTTCCACCTCCGTTTTTGCAATCTTCCCAGCCACGTCATGAGCTGTATGCCGGGATTCCCAGCTGATGGACGGGGACCCCAAGGCTCCCGGTGGTTACGCGTGGTGCCTGGGTCACACGGTGTCTGCCACTCGTGCCTGGGAACTGCACGGCAtgatgggggggcgggggctgcgACACCCTCATCATCTCGCCTCGGGCCTGATGGGCAGCGGCTTAGGTCACTGACCGCCCCCAGGCAGGCCTGTCCTGCTCCTCTGGCTCTGAAGGGCCCCCAGGGAGCCCATCAGCGGGCACCTGACACGTGGCCCAGGCCTGGCTCAGACGAAGGCCCTCCgcacccctcccccatgccccccGAGAAACCTGCACACCGGAGCCCCCAGGGGAGAGCTGGCCGGAGGCTCTGAGGGCCCCTGGCCTGCCTCTGGCACCTTCCGCAGCTCTCCAGGCCCCACCCTGCCGTGGCCCTCAGCCTCAGCTGGTGCTGCGCGGCCTCCCCCGTGGCTCGTGCTGTCTCAGCTCCAGAGCCGTGCGCACCTACCCCTGGCCCTGGGATGTGCGCTCAGAGGTCAGCCAGCTGTCCTTATCCTCAGCCTCCCACAGAGGGGTCCCTCTGCTGCCCGGGGCTCGGTCGCTTTGAGCGCCTCCCTGCACTGAGCTCTCCTGAGCTCCTAGCCCCAGGGGACACTCCTGACCATGGCCTTCCCCCACAGGGCCCGCTATCCAGCCCTCTCTCACCTCCTCCCCGCGAGCCCATCAACCCACTCCTTTAACTGGCGCCAGCACCCCAGCATCTCTGAAGGGCCCCCCACACTGCGAGCCAGCACCCCCGTGCCCGCAGGCGCCTCGGCTGTGGCCTGCCCCGTACCTGCTGCTCCTGCGTGAGCTCCGTCAGCGTCCACCCGACCCCCAGGCCGGAAACGGGTCTGTCCTCTCTGCCCTCGCccatcctgccccaccccctctccctgcccaccctcctcgTGCTCATCTGTCAGCTCACCTCCACCAAGCCTCTGCCCAGCTGCCAGGTGTGCTTCCGACACACTGATCACACCACCCGCCTGATGGTCGCCAGCGGGATGCAGTCCCCCTTCCCCGATGGCTGCCTGCGTTGGCCTTCCGCTGTCCCCGAGCTCCTCGGCCTGAGCCACAGGCGGGCCCCACTTCCCCAGGCCCGACGCACACCGCCGTCCCCGCCACCGGGGCCCTTCCTGGAGACCACCTGGCGCCTCACGGCTACCCTCGGTCCCTCTGCTTTGCTCGCCTGCCAAGCGCGGGCGGGCGACGcggctccccttccccacctctcctcGAGCAGGCGCGGCTCCTCACCCAAGGGACCCCGCCTGCAGGCGCTCCAAGCGCACGGGAGCCTGCTCCGCGGCAGCCCACAGGCCCGTGAGGATTCCACGCAGGGGAGAAGACACGGAGCATCCGGGTGGGTGAAGAGAACGCCAGCAGAGGCAGGAGGAGCGGCTCAGGAATAAATGCCGAGCGAGATGTGCAGGGACGGTGTTTTCTCAGGGAGTTCAAGGAGGACAAACTCTTGGCTGAGCTAGTCCCTGGGAGAGGCTCCCTGGGGACGACCAGGGGCTGCAGGTGTGGGCCAGGGCGGGGCCACCGCGGGAGGGAAGGCCAGGGCTGCACGTGGGTGAGGGCTTGGACCTGTCCTGCCGGTGAAGGGGCCTCTGGCAGGAGCCACAGCTGGCTGTGGGTTCAGGAAGATGCGTCCGGCAAGAGAATGTCCAGGAGAAGGGGTGGGTGCCAACAGGTGAAGAAAGCAGGGAGGAAGCAGATGAGATGTGCAGAGAGGAGATCAGGTGGGGCTCGGGGCTGGGGCAGCTGGCAGTGCCACAAAGGGCTCAGGATGGGCCTGGTCGAGGCGGGCAGGGCATCTCTGCCAATGGAGTTTGGCCTGCTGTCTGCTGTGTCCCcctggaaaggagaaaagggcAGCTTGTGATCTGACCGGGTGGATGAGTGTGCAGAAGCAGCCACAGCAGTGGGGAGGTCAGCAGGGGAGATTGTTCAGGTGAGGAGAGAAGCAGCCCCCAACATCCAGGAGCTGGCCTGGTCCTATCAGCGAGGCCCTAGCGTTGTAGGGGCCAGCCTGGCACACTCAGATACAGGCCCTGGTGGGCTCCTGTTTAGAATATGCAGTTTCACATGCAGAACTGCATCAGACAAGGCCCCTCTGTGCCAGATTGGGTCAAGAGGCGAGGACTCTTCTGTAATCATGTCTGAACACAGACCAGAGGCAGGCATTGTCCAAGCCATAAAGAAGACCTACTGCGTGCATCCTGTCCTGCCTCATCTGAGCAGCTGCTGGCTCTTCAGAATGGACAGCTTGAGCCGGCCCCTAGTCCGTCCCCCTTCCAAAGAAGAGGTGTTGAGATACCCAGTATGGAATCCCAAGCAAAGCACTGCTTCTTTAAGCCCACCCCAATTCACCCAAACAAGCCAAGTCCCACAGGAAATCCTTCCAGGCCCCCTTCCTCTGGTCCCCCCCCGCGTGCCGCAGTGAGCAGTAAGCCTGACCTGTTCAGCCACAGGGTGTCCTGTGGGCTTCCTCTGGAGCCTGGACACAGCTCGCTATACTAAGGCCACTATGTGAGGAGGACTAATTTATTCTCCAATCAAAAGTGTGTATTTACATGAGTAATCATTAAGTCCATTCTTGTTTTCAAGATTAAAcgacacaggacttccctggtggctcagtggttaagaatccacctgccaatgcaggggacacgggttcaagccctgggccaggaagatcccacatgccgtgaagcaactaagcccatgcgccacagcttctaagcctgcgctctggagcctgtgagccacaactgctgagcccacgtgctgcaagtactgaagcccacgtgcctagagcccgtgctccacaaaaaaggaaagccaccgcagtgagaagcccgcgcaccacaacaaagagtagcccccactccccgcaactagggaaaggccgcgcgcagcaacaaagacccaacgcagcctaaaataaataaatttataaaggaaaaaaaagattaaacgaCACAAAGTCTCCGTCACATTCCCTGCCCTGCAAAAAAAGCAACACCATCGCTGGTGCCTGCTGAAAACCACGGTGAGAGGCCAGCCCAGGACCCCAGCTCACTCAGCATGCCCACAGATGCCTTGTGCCACCTGCCCTGCTAACCAGGGCTACCGTCAGCATCTCAGAGCTGGTAGTGCCTTCAGGACAGGGACTGTGACCTGTGCATTTTAACACCCAGGCCAGCATCTAGTCCAGAGTGGGCGTGCCATTGGTGTCGACCGTGCGATGAGCGGATGAACTCTACGTGGCACGAGCCGCACAGGCACCAACTGCCCCAAGAGCGGGGCAGAGAACGCTGCAGACTTCCGGACTCTGGCTCAGCATCGGCATCAGGAGGGGGCATTTCAGGAGTGCAGGCAGCAAGACTGAAAGCCCAGGAAATGCATGGAGGCCCACTTGGGGGAGCCAGGTGGAAGAAAGTGGATGTGGGAGAGTTGAGGGGTCGAGGTTGGGTGTGACAGCTGTGGATGTAAAGCTCGAGTCTGAACTCTATTTCTCAGGCAGTGACGAGCCACTGGGGTTTTCCAGGGAAGAGCCCAGAAGTGGTTTGAATAAAGGCAGGAAAATCGGCGAGGACCACAGTGACGGGGCGGCAGGGAGGGCCGGGCCTGGGAAGCAGAGGGCACTTGGGAGGGGAGGCATGGGTGCAGGCCTGGTCCCGGGGCTGTAGCTCCCAAGGCAGCCCTTCCCCATCGGGGCCCAGACGCTGCACCCCGGCCAGCAGCATGGCTTGGCCCGTCTGCTGCCAAACGTTCTGTGTTCCTGAGTGTCTCCTTCGTCTCAGGCTTGTCAGGCACTGGAGACCTTTCAGAACGCCCCAGATGCAAACCAcccaccacaaacacacacacacatgcacacccacaACCTCTCAACTCCCACCTTCACTGCTAAAGAAGGCCTCTTCTCCCCGTGGGCCCTCATCCCCCGGGACCCAGTTCACAAGGTCACCCACATGTCCACCCCCGCAAACCTTCGGGCTCTTGTGCAGCAACTTCCTCCTTTGAAACCtgtgccctctcctctccttcatccAACTCTGGTCTGCTTTTCGCTGGTATCCAGCAGCTTCCCGGATGTGGGAGGGCTCTAGCACCAGGTTCAGAATCCTCCTCTCCACCGCAACTGCTATGACGACCCTGGGGCATTTTGGGTGGTATCTTCCAAGTGCCTCTCTCACCTATGCCCTTCTCTCGAGTTAAGGCCATGACCACCTCTGAGCAGACCCAAACCATCCTCGGCACCACAGACAAAGAGATGATGGCATGTCCCTGCTTAAATGCCTTCAGAGGACTTCCTGTCAGGATGGCGGACTGACTGACCCGAGATCCTGACTCCTACTCTTAACACATAAAACTGCcagataaaatatttctaaacttttaaacaaatgagccggaatgcaaaaataaatgtgaaggGAGACCCTGCGGCTGTGAGGGAAGACTTACAGCTATGGGATTTAGAGAGGTTGTGCTGAGGAAACATGAATTAGCATTTAGGACCTACCCGGGGAAGGAGCCTTGGCGAAACCGCAGGCTCTCAACTATCAGGGAGCCTTAAGAACAGAGCCTTACCAAAGCCACAATCCGGACTTGCCTCATCTCTGCCCCAAGGGTTGAATGTAATTGGCCCCACTTTATCTGCGGACTCTATCTTCCTGTAAGAAGATAACATCACCCGGAACCTCTACGGTCTTTCAATACACAAGCTGTCAGTTAGAAATTGCTAGGCATTTCAAAAGACAGAACTATATGACTGAAAACCAAGaggaaaaatgagatgacagaaacAGACCTAAAAGTGACTCAAAGATGGGAGATAGcaaaaaaggactttaaaataaatatgattgatATGTTAAGCAAAATGCAGGGGGAAATGGAGATACATGGAAGATAATATGGAGATTTCCCAGAGAATTGAATTCtataaaaagaatcaaactgaGCATCTTGAATGGAAAAATACAATTaactgaaactaaaaattcaataGATGGGTTTAAGGGTCAATTAGACAAGTCAGAAGAAAGGATTAGTGAACTGAAAGGTCAATAGAAAATATCCAAacttacaaagggaaaaaaagaatggatagagGAAATAGTATAATAGGTGGGGAAAgagtaaaaaatacacatatgtagagtcccagaggagaagagagaaagaatggagaaGTAATGTCTGAAGAGATAACACCTGAAAATTTCCCCAAACAATAGGACATCAACCCACAAtctaccaaaactgacacaaaaaGAAGGTTATGCTTACCTctaaaattttccagtttttttaagAGTCCACTGTCAtgaattgaattgtgtcccctcaaaattcaaatgttgaagtCCCAATCTCCAGTACCTCCttatgtgaccttacttggaaatgaggtcattgcagatataattaattaAGATATGGTCATACTTCCTCATACTAGGACACAAAGCaagccttaacaaatttaagaggatagaaattatttcaagcatcttttctgaccacaacagcatgaaactagaaatcaaccatagaaagagaaataagaaataaacgattacatggagactaaacaacatgctactaaaaaaccaatgggtcaatgatgaaatcaaagaagaaatttaaaaataccttgagacaaatgacaatgaaaatacaaccatacaaaatctatgggatgcagcaaaagcagtccttagagggaagttcattgCGAtataggccttcctcaaaaaacaggaaaaatctcaaataaacaacctaacctaccacctaaaagaattagaaaaacaaaaacaaataaaacctaaagtcagcagaaggaaggaaataataacgatcagagaggaaacaaataaaatagagatttgagaaacaatagaaaaaaatcaataaaatcaagaactggttctttgaaagggtaaacaaaatttacaaacctctggccaggctcaccaagaagaaaagagagaggacccaaacaaacacaataagaaatgaaggaggagaaataacaagcaatactgcagaaatacaaaaaaccataagagaatactatgaacaattatatgccaacaaattggacaaactagaagaaatgaacaagtttCTAGAAGGATACATCCCatgaaaactgaatcaagaagaaatagatcatttgaacagaccaatcactagaagtgaaatagaatctgtaatttaaaaaaaacaaaaaacaaaaaaactccctaagattgaagaggaaggaacattcccaaagtcattctatgaagccaccgtcactctgatactaaaaccaaagacattaccaaaggagaaaattataggccaatatctttgatgaatatagatgcaaaaattctcaacaaaatattagcaaaccgaatccaacaacacataaagaggatcatacaccacgatcaagatagattcatcccagggtcacaaggacggttcaacatacgcaaatcagtcaatgtgatacaccacatcaacaaaagaaaagacaaaaaccacatgatcatctcaatagatgcagaaaaagcttctgataaaattcaacatcgattAATGATagaaactcttaccaaagtgggtatacagtaagtcccctacatacgaacgagttccattccgagagcgcCTTCTTaaatccaatttgtttgtaagtccaacaaagttagcctaggtacccaactaacacaatcagctatatagtactgtactgtaataggtttataatacttttcacacaaataatacataaaaaaacaaacaaaaatgggcttccctggtggcacagtggttgagagtccgcctgccgatgcaggagatatgggttcgtgccccgttccaggaagatcccacatgccgcagagtggctgggtccatgagccatggccgctgagcctgcacgtctggagcctgtgctccgcaacgggagaggccacaacagtgagaggcccatgtaccgcaaaataataataataataaagaaaggagaaagaaagaaaacattttaaatcttacagtacagtaccttgaaaagtacagtagtacagtacaacagctggcatacaggggctggcatcaagtgaacaggcaagaagagttactgactggaggagggagaggaggtgggagatggtagagccgaaggatcgtcagcaacaggaaaTGGAAGGCAAGCTGCAATCtcactcacacctgacgttgatggcacaggctctggttccttgctggattcaattctatctaccctcttgaaaaaacgatccagtgatttctgggtagtagctctttttttctcattgtagatgacacggtagcactggattgcattctgaacggctgctacaaccttcgtgtaccattctacattcGGGTcttgtgcctcaaaaactaacagtgtctcctcaaataaagaaaatgcccttgccatttcctgcatcgtgaatctcttcggttcttcagttacttcttcttcctcttgtcactCCAccctctcaattattttcacttttgtttccatcgttatcgcttggcgcttcttagcagtaccagctacacaCCGCCGTTTTTACGGTTGCTTccagacagcctgggtttgaaATAAAGCTACTGTACTACTATACTCTATACAGTCCTGTACAATAAAGtgcacaaaagcacaaccatttGTAGAGGATGCATACGCGTGACAAAATATGCCAAAcgtgtgaactaacttacgtgattggacatgtgaatgcacgtttgcatctttgaaagttcacaacttgaaggtttgtatgtaggggacttactgtacagggaacatatctcaacataataaaagctatttatgacaaacccatagccaacataatactcaatggtgaaaagctgaaagcctccCTGcaaaaatctggaacaagacaaggatgcccactctcacctcttctattcaacatagtattagaagtcctagcaacagcaatcagacaagaaaaagaaataaaacgtatccaaattggaagggaagaggaaaaattgtcattatatgcagatgacatgacactatatatagaaaaccctaaagactccacacgaaaactactagaactgataaacaaattcagcaaggtagcaggatacaagattaacatacagaaatctattgtattccttatactaacaatgaaatatcagaaagagaaagtaaaaaagcaATCCCTTTAAaaaccccattaaaaaaaaaacttaggaataaacctgaccaaggaggtgacagacttatatgctgagaactataaatcactgataaaggaaactgaagatgattcaaagaaatgggaagatatcccatgttcttggactggaagaattaatattgttaaaatggccatactactcaaagcaatctacagatttaatgtgatccctatcaaattacccatgacgtttttcacagaactagaaaaaacaatcctaaaatttatatggaatcataaaagacccagaattgccaaagcaatcctgaagaaaaagaacaaagcaggaggcataagcctcccagacttcagaccatactacaaagcaacagtgatcaaaacagagtggtactgggacaaaaacagatgtatggatcaatggaacagaatagatagcccagaaagaaacacacacacctacagtcaattaatcttagagaaaggaggcaagaatatacaatgggaaaaagacagtctcttcagcaagtggtgcttgGAATGCTGGACAGCTgtatataaatcaatgaagttagaacagtccctcacaccatacacaaaaataaactcaaaatggcttaaagacttaaatataagacatgacgccataaaactcctagaagagaacataggcaaaacgttCTCTGACATAACTCATagtaatgttttcttaggtctcccaaggccaaataaataaaagcaaaaataaacaaatgggacctagtcaaacttataagcttctgcacagcataggaaaccataaacaaaacaaaaagacaacctacggcatgggagaaaacatttgcaaatgatgcgaccgacaagggctttacttccaaaatatagaaacaactcatacaactcaaacaatccagtcaaaaaatgggcagaagatataaatagacatttatccaaagagaacatataggggacttccctggtgatgcagtgattaagaatccacctgccagtgcaggggacatgggtttgagacctggtccgggaagatcccacatgccgaggagcagctaagcctgtgcaccgcaactactaagcctgtgctctagagcccttgagccacaactactgagctggcgtgccacaactactgaagcccgtgcgcctaaagcccatgctccgcaacaagagaagccaccacagtgagaagcccgcacaccccagagaagagtagctcctgctggccgcaactagagacagcctacgcatagcaacgaagacccaacgcagccaaaaataaataaataaataaaaaataaatttctaaaaaaaaaagagaaaagggcttccctggtggcgcagtggttgagggtccgcctgccgatgcaggggacacgggttcgtgccccggtccgggatgatcccacatgccgcggagtggctgggcccgtgagccatggctgctgagcctgcacgtccggagcctgtgctacgcaaagcgagaggccacaacagtgagaggcctgcgtaccgcaaaaaaaaaaaagaagacgacatatagatggccagcaggcacaggaaaagatgctcaacattgctaattattagagaaatgcaaatcaaaactacagtgaggtatcatctcacagcagtcagaataggcatcattaaaaagtctacaaataataaatgctggaaatggtgtggagaatagggaaccttcctacactgttgatgggactgtaaattggtgcagtgactatagaaaacagtacagaagttccttaaaaaattaaaaacagagttaTCATacgatcctgcaatcccactcttgggcatatatccagagaaaactctaattcgaaaagataggggcttccctggtggcacagtggttgagagtccgcctgccgatgcaggggacgcaggttcgtgccccggtccgggaagatcccacatgccgcagagcagctaggcccgtgagccatggccgctgagcctgtgcgtccggagcctgtgctccgcaacgggagaggccacaacagtgagaggcccgcatactgcaaaaaaaaaaaagaaaagaaaagatacatgcaccccaacattcatagcagcactattcaca
This sequence is a window from Orcinus orca chromosome 17, mOrcOrc1.1, whole genome shotgun sequence. Protein-coding genes within it:
- the GRINA gene encoding protein lifeguard 1, producing MSHEKSFLVSADSYPPPNPGYPGGPQPSLPPYPGAPYPQPPFQPSPYGQPGYPQGPSPYPQGGYPQGPYPPGGYPQGPYPPGGYPQGPYPQGGYPQGPYPQSPFPPNPYGQPQAFPAQDSGTPQHGNYHEEGPPSYYDNQDFPATNWDDKSIRQAFIRKVFLVLTLQLSVTLSTVAVFTFVGEVKGFVRENVWTYYVSYAVFFISLIVLSCCGDFRRKHPWNLVALSVLTVSLSYMVGMIASFYNTEAVIMAVGITTTVCFTVVIFSMQTRYDFTSCVGVLLVSMAVLLVFAILCIFVRNRILEIVYASLGALLFTCFLAVDTQLLLGNKQLSLSPEEYVFAALNLYTDIINIFLYILTIIGRAKE